Proteins found in one Streptomyces sp. NBC_00461 genomic segment:
- the ligA gene encoding NAD-dependent DNA ligase LigA — translation MAGDKQAETTVPAEAREKHAKLAEQIEEHRFRYYVNDAPVVSDADFDKLLRSLEALEEEYPELRTPDSPTQKVAGAYETEFTSVEHRSRMLSLDNAFSDEELAAWGERVARDVGGSGYHLLCELKVDGLAVNLTYEHGRLTRAATRGDGRTGEDITPNVRTIAEIPDRLKGDKVPDLVEIRGEVYFPMEKFEELNARLVEAGDKPFANPRNAAAGSLRQKDPRVTATRPLHMVVHGIGVLEGFEGLTRLSQGYDLLRTWGLPTSRHNKVVDGLDGVREFIAYYGENRHSVEHEIDGVVVKLDEIPLQGRLGSTSRAPRWAIAYKYAPEEVNTKLINIRVGVGRTGRVTPYAQVEPVTVAGSEVEFATLHNQDVVKAKGVLIGDTVVLRKAGEVIPEILGPVVDLRDGSERAFVMPAECPECGTPLRPMKEADVDLRCPNARACPAQLRERLFYLAGRKALDIEHFGYVAAAALTKPLEPADPPLHDEGDLFDLTIEQLLPIRAYVLDQDSGLPKRDPKTGEEKIATVFANQQGEPKKNAVAMLENIAAAKERPLARVLTGLSIRHVGPVAAEALAREFRSIERIEQATEEELASTDGVGGIIAASLKEWFAEEWHQEILRKWRAAGVRMEDEGSGEDEGPRPLEGLTVVVTGTLEHFTRDGAKEALQSRGAKVTGSVSKKTSFVVVGDNPGSKFDKAMQLKVPVLNEEGFTVLLEQGPDAAAEVALPTEE, via the coding sequence GTGGCCGGCGACAAGCAAGCGGAGACGACGGTGCCCGCCGAGGCACGGGAGAAGCACGCCAAGCTCGCTGAGCAGATCGAGGAGCACCGCTTCCGGTACTACGTGAACGACGCCCCGGTCGTCAGCGACGCGGACTTCGACAAACTCCTGCGCTCCCTGGAGGCGCTGGAGGAGGAGTACCCGGAGCTGCGCACCCCGGACTCACCGACCCAGAAGGTCGCGGGGGCCTACGAGACGGAGTTCACCTCCGTCGAGCACCGCTCCCGGATGCTCTCCCTGGACAACGCCTTCAGCGACGAGGAGCTAGCAGCCTGGGGCGAGCGCGTCGCCAGGGACGTCGGCGGATCCGGCTACCACCTGCTGTGCGAGCTCAAGGTCGACGGCCTCGCCGTCAACCTCACCTACGAGCACGGCCGCCTCACGCGCGCGGCTACCCGCGGCGACGGCCGCACCGGTGAGGACATCACGCCCAATGTCCGGACGATCGCGGAGATTCCGGACCGGCTGAAGGGTGACAAGGTTCCCGACCTCGTCGAGATCCGCGGCGAGGTGTACTTCCCGATGGAGAAGTTCGAGGAGCTGAACGCCCGGCTGGTGGAGGCCGGCGACAAGCCCTTCGCCAACCCGCGCAACGCGGCGGCCGGTTCACTGCGCCAGAAGGACCCCCGCGTCACCGCCACCCGCCCCCTGCACATGGTCGTCCACGGCATCGGCGTCCTGGAGGGCTTCGAGGGGCTCACCCGCCTGTCCCAGGGCTACGACCTGCTGAGGACCTGGGGCCTGCCCACCTCCCGGCATAACAAGGTGGTCGACGGCCTCGACGGCGTACGGGAGTTCATCGCCTACTACGGCGAGAACCGCCACTCCGTGGAACACGAGATCGACGGCGTCGTCGTCAAGCTCGACGAGATCCCCCTCCAGGGACGCCTCGGTTCCACCTCCCGCGCACCGCGCTGGGCGATCGCGTACAAGTACGCGCCCGAGGAGGTCAACACCAAGCTCATCAACATCCGCGTCGGCGTGGGCCGCACGGGCCGGGTCACCCCGTACGCCCAGGTCGAGCCGGTCACGGTGGCCGGCTCGGAGGTCGAGTTCGCCACCCTGCACAACCAGGACGTCGTCAAGGCGAAGGGCGTCCTCATCGGCGACACCGTGGTGCTGCGCAAGGCCGGTGAGGTCATCCCGGAGATCCTCGGTCCGGTCGTCGACCTGCGCGACGGCAGCGAGCGCGCGTTCGTGATGCCGGCCGAATGCCCCGAGTGCGGTACGCCGCTCAGGCCGATGAAGGAGGCCGACGTCGACCTGCGCTGCCCGAACGCCCGCGCCTGCCCGGCCCAGTTGCGTGAGCGGCTGTTCTACCTCGCGGGCCGCAAGGCGCTGGACATCGAGCACTTCGGATACGTCGCCGCGGCCGCCCTGACCAAGCCGCTGGAGCCGGCCGACCCGCCGCTGCACGACGAGGGCGACCTCTTCGACCTCACCATCGAGCAACTGCTGCCCATCAGGGCGTACGTCCTCGACCAGGACAGCGGGCTGCCCAAGCGCGACCCGAAGACCGGCGAGGAGAAGATCGCCACGGTCTTCGCCAACCAGCAGGGCGAGCCGAAGAAGAACGCGGTTGCCATGCTGGAGAACATCGCCGCGGCCAAGGAGCGCCCGCTCGCCCGCGTCCTCACCGGCCTGTCGATCCGTCACGTCGGCCCGGTCGCCGCGGAGGCGCTCGCCCGCGAGTTCCGTTCGATCGAGCGCATCGAGCAGGCCACGGAGGAGGAGCTGGCGAGCACGGACGGCGTGGGCGGGATCATCGCCGCCTCCCTCAAGGAATGGTTCGCCGAGGAGTGGCACCAGGAGATCCTCCGCAAGTGGCGCGCGGCCGGAGTCCGCATGGAGGACGAGGGTTCGGGCGAGGACGAGGGGCCGCGGCCGCTCGAAGGACTGACCGTCGTGGTCACCGGCACCCTTGAGCACTTCACCCGCGACGGCGCCAAGGAGGCCCTGCAGAGTCGCGGAGCGAAAGTGACCGGTTCCGTTTCGAAAAAGACGTCTTTCGTGGTCGTAGGTGACAATCCAGGTTCGAAATTTGACAAGGCGATGCAGCTCAAGGTGCCTGTTCTGAACGAGGAAGGCTTCACCGTCCTGCTGGAACAGGGGCCGGACGCGGCGGCCGAAGTGGCACTGCCCACAGAGGAGTAG